A region from the Gossypium hirsutum isolate 1008001.06 chromosome A08, Gossypium_hirsutum_v2.1, whole genome shotgun sequence genome encodes:
- the LOC107932879 gene encoding golgin candidate 1 isoform X2, with protein MASWLKVAEDLFEVVDRRAKLVANELSEEPSDSQTQGSSAEKTKPRAKAQKRLSTKKSPKPSDTINKQTSSEVLKSDVTPDKDKATFSSDNERSSSANSMVQTSSELYNNSEKENPTIPSSELLDTDLVKHSVDQEEVSVSVSNAEASLSTSNGELVNENASDVHVEHPPPSFATKDIEVVSEDHLTDGGQNSDSQTSDVPSKTDQERPQHPQKESSQHVIADSHDNFEAKLKEVDVKVETPVNQKKSQEQNAGTPQTVVQDQLDEAQGLLKTTNSTGQSKEARLARVCAGLSSRLQEYKSENAQLEELLIAERELSKSYEARIKQLQQDLSVSKSEVTRVESNMLDALAAKNSKIEALVNSMDALKKQAALSEGNLASLQANMESIMRNRELTETRMMQALREELASAERRAEEERAAHNATKMAAMEREVELEHRAVESSTVLARIQRVADERATKAAEFEQKVALLEVECTSLNQELQDMEARFRRGQKKSPEEANQMVQAWQEEVERARQGQRDAESKLSSLEAEVQKMRVEMAAMKRDAEHYSRQEHMELEKRYRELTDLLYYKQTQLETMASEKAAAEFQLEKEIKRLQEAQVEVERSRVPRRASSSWEEDTEIKSLEPLPVHHRHVAAASVQFQKAVKLLDSGAVRATRFLWRYPTARIMLLCYLVFVHLFLMYLLHRLQEQADDLAARELAKSLGLTNANLP; from the exons ATGGCTTCGTGGCTTAAAGTCGCTGAAG ATTTATTTGAAGTTGTAGATCGAAGAGCAAAGCTAGTTGCTAATGAACTGTCGGAGGAGCCATCTGATTCTCAAACACAAG GTTCTTCAGCAGAAAAAACAAAGCCAAGGGCGAAG GCACAAAAAAGACTTTCTACGAAAAAATCTCCCAAACCTAGTGATACTATAAACAAGCAAACTAGTTCAGAAGTACTAAAATCTGATGTAACACCTGATAAAGATAAGGCTACTTTTTCTTCCGACAATGAGAGAAGCTCTAGTGCTAATTCTATGGTCCAGACAAGTAGTGAGCTATATAACAACAGTGAGAAAGAAAACCCTACAATTCCTTCATCTGAGCTATTGGATACTGATTTGGTTAAACACAGTGTTGATCAGGAAGAAGTCTCTGTAAGTGTCAGCAATGCAGAAGCTTCATTGTCAACTTCAAATGGGGAGCTTGTCAATGAGAATGCTTCCGATGTGCATGTTGAGCACCCTCCTCCATCATTTGCTACCAAAGATATTGAGGTTGTTAGTGAAGATCATTTAACTGATGGTGGCCAAAATTCTGATTCCCAAACTTCAGATGTCCCTTCGAAGACTGACCAAGAGAGGCCACAACACCCTCAAAAAGAGAGTTCACAACATGTAATTGCTGATTCTCATGATAACTTCGAAGCTAAGTTGAAAGAAGTTGATGTTAAAGTCGAAACTCCTGTGAATCAAAAGAAATCACAGGAGCAAAATGCTGGTACTCCACAAACGGTAGTCCAGGACCAACTTGATGAG GCTCAAGGACTGCTTAAAACCACCAATTCTACTGGTCAATCAAAAGAGGCAAGACTAGCTCGG GTTTGTGCTGGACTTTCATCCCGTCTCCAAGAATACAAATCCGAGAATGCACAGCTTGAGGAGCTTCTAATTGCTGAG AGGGAGCTGAGTAAATCTTATGAGGCTCGTATAAAACAACTGCAGCAAGATTTATCTGTATCTAAGAGTGAAGTAACAAGGGTAGAGTCAAATATGCTCGATGCTTTGGCAGCAAAGAACTCTAAGATAGAGGCACTTGTCAATTCTATGGATGCACTAAAGAAACAAGCTGCTTTATCTGAAGGAAACCTGGCTTCACTTCAG GCAAACATGGAGTCAATTATGAGAAACAGGGAATTAACAGAGACGAGGATGATGCAG GCCCTACGCGAGGAGCTAGCTTCTGCAGAGAGGAGAGCAGAAGAAGAACGTGCAGCACATAATGCTACCAAAATG GCTGCCATGGAAAGGGAAGTAGAATTGGAACATCGAGCTGTTGAGTCATCCACAGTTCTTGCTAGGATCCAG AGGGTTGCTGATGAGAGGGCAACAAAAGCTGCAGAGTTTGAGCAGAAGGTGGCACTTCTTGAG GTTGAATGCACATCTTTAAATCAAGAATTGCAAGACATGGAAGCTCGTTTTCGTCGTGGACAAAAGAAGTCCCCGGAAGAAGCAAATCAAATGGTTCAG GCATGGCAGGAGGAAGTGGAGCGTGCACGCCAAGGTCAAAGAGATGCTGAGAGCAAGCTCTCTTCATTAGAG GCTGAAGTGCAGAAAATGAGGGTTGAAATGGCTGCCATGAAGAGGGACGCTGAGCATTATTCACGCCAG GAGCATATGGAACTAGAGAAACGCTACCGTGAACTAACTGACCTACTG TACTACAAGCAAACACAGTTAGAAACCATGGCTAGTGAAAAAGCTGCAGCTGAGTTCCAACTGGAGAAGGAAATAAAGCGTCTTCAAGAAGCTCAG GTTGAAGTAGAGAGAAGTAGAGTTCCTCGTCGCGCGTCATCTTCCTGGGAGGAAGACACAGAAATCAAATCTCTCGA GCCTCTTCCTGTGCATCACCGTCATGTGGCTGCTGCAAGCGTACAG TTTCAGAAGGCTGTAAAATTACTGGATTCAGGGGCTGTAAGGGCCACTAGATTTCTTTGGCGGTATCCTACAGCTCGAATAATGTTGCTGTGCTATCTT GTTTTCGTACATCTCTTCCTGATGTACTTGTTGCATCGCCTTCAG GAACAAGCGGATGATTTAGCTGCTAGGGAACTCGCAAAATCTTTGGGTCTTACCAATGCCAACTTACCTTAA
- the LOC107932879 gene encoding golgin candidate 1 isoform X1, translating to MASWLKVAEDLFEVVDRRAKLVANELSEEPSDSQTQGSSAEKTKPRAKAQKRLSTKKSPKPSDTINKQTSSEVLKSDVTPDKDKATFSSDNERSSSANSMVQTSSELYNNSEKENPTIPSSELLDTDLVKHSVDQEEVSVSVSNAEASLSTSNGELVNENASDVHVEHPPPSFATKDIEVVSEDHLTDGGQNSDSQTSDVPSKTDQERPQHPQKESSQHVIADSHDNFEAKLKEVDVKVETPVNQKKSQEQNAGTPQTVVQDQLDEAQGLLKTTNSTGQSKEARLARVCAGLSSRLQEYKSENAQLEELLIAERELSKSYEARIKQLQQDLSVSKSEVTRVESNMLDALAAKNSKIEALVNSMDALKKQAALSEGNLASLQANMESIMRNRELTETRMMQALREELASAERRAEEERAAHNATKMAAMEREVELEHRAVESSTVLARIQRVADERATKAAEFEQKVALLEVECTSLNQELQDMEARFRRGQKKSPEEANQMVQMQAWQEEVERARQGQRDAESKLSSLEAEVQKMRVEMAAMKRDAEHYSRQEHMELEKRYRELTDLLYYKQTQLETMASEKAAAEFQLEKEIKRLQEAQVEVERSRVPRRASSSWEEDTEIKSLEPLPVHHRHVAAASVQFQKAVKLLDSGAVRATRFLWRYPTARIMLLCYLVFVHLFLMYLLHRLQEQADDLAARELAKSLGLTNANLP from the exons ATGGCTTCGTGGCTTAAAGTCGCTGAAG ATTTATTTGAAGTTGTAGATCGAAGAGCAAAGCTAGTTGCTAATGAACTGTCGGAGGAGCCATCTGATTCTCAAACACAAG GTTCTTCAGCAGAAAAAACAAAGCCAAGGGCGAAG GCACAAAAAAGACTTTCTACGAAAAAATCTCCCAAACCTAGTGATACTATAAACAAGCAAACTAGTTCAGAAGTACTAAAATCTGATGTAACACCTGATAAAGATAAGGCTACTTTTTCTTCCGACAATGAGAGAAGCTCTAGTGCTAATTCTATGGTCCAGACAAGTAGTGAGCTATATAACAACAGTGAGAAAGAAAACCCTACAATTCCTTCATCTGAGCTATTGGATACTGATTTGGTTAAACACAGTGTTGATCAGGAAGAAGTCTCTGTAAGTGTCAGCAATGCAGAAGCTTCATTGTCAACTTCAAATGGGGAGCTTGTCAATGAGAATGCTTCCGATGTGCATGTTGAGCACCCTCCTCCATCATTTGCTACCAAAGATATTGAGGTTGTTAGTGAAGATCATTTAACTGATGGTGGCCAAAATTCTGATTCCCAAACTTCAGATGTCCCTTCGAAGACTGACCAAGAGAGGCCACAACACCCTCAAAAAGAGAGTTCACAACATGTAATTGCTGATTCTCATGATAACTTCGAAGCTAAGTTGAAAGAAGTTGATGTTAAAGTCGAAACTCCTGTGAATCAAAAGAAATCACAGGAGCAAAATGCTGGTACTCCACAAACGGTAGTCCAGGACCAACTTGATGAG GCTCAAGGACTGCTTAAAACCACCAATTCTACTGGTCAATCAAAAGAGGCAAGACTAGCTCGG GTTTGTGCTGGACTTTCATCCCGTCTCCAAGAATACAAATCCGAGAATGCACAGCTTGAGGAGCTTCTAATTGCTGAG AGGGAGCTGAGTAAATCTTATGAGGCTCGTATAAAACAACTGCAGCAAGATTTATCTGTATCTAAGAGTGAAGTAACAAGGGTAGAGTCAAATATGCTCGATGCTTTGGCAGCAAAGAACTCTAAGATAGAGGCACTTGTCAATTCTATGGATGCACTAAAGAAACAAGCTGCTTTATCTGAAGGAAACCTGGCTTCACTTCAG GCAAACATGGAGTCAATTATGAGAAACAGGGAATTAACAGAGACGAGGATGATGCAG GCCCTACGCGAGGAGCTAGCTTCTGCAGAGAGGAGAGCAGAAGAAGAACGTGCAGCACATAATGCTACCAAAATG GCTGCCATGGAAAGGGAAGTAGAATTGGAACATCGAGCTGTTGAGTCATCCACAGTTCTTGCTAGGATCCAG AGGGTTGCTGATGAGAGGGCAACAAAAGCTGCAGAGTTTGAGCAGAAGGTGGCACTTCTTGAG GTTGAATGCACATCTTTAAATCAAGAATTGCAAGACATGGAAGCTCGTTTTCGTCGTGGACAAAAGAAGTCCCCGGAAGAAGCAAATCAAATGGTTCAG ATGCAGGCATGGCAGGAGGAAGTGGAGCGTGCACGCCAAGGTCAAAGAGATGCTGAGAGCAAGCTCTCTTCATTAGAG GCTGAAGTGCAGAAAATGAGGGTTGAAATGGCTGCCATGAAGAGGGACGCTGAGCATTATTCACGCCAG GAGCATATGGAACTAGAGAAACGCTACCGTGAACTAACTGACCTACTG TACTACAAGCAAACACAGTTAGAAACCATGGCTAGTGAAAAAGCTGCAGCTGAGTTCCAACTGGAGAAGGAAATAAAGCGTCTTCAAGAAGCTCAG GTTGAAGTAGAGAGAAGTAGAGTTCCTCGTCGCGCGTCATCTTCCTGGGAGGAAGACACAGAAATCAAATCTCTCGA GCCTCTTCCTGTGCATCACCGTCATGTGGCTGCTGCAAGCGTACAG TTTCAGAAGGCTGTAAAATTACTGGATTCAGGGGCTGTAAGGGCCACTAGATTTCTTTGGCGGTATCCTACAGCTCGAATAATGTTGCTGTGCTATCTT GTTTTCGTACATCTCTTCCTGATGTACTTGTTGCATCGCCTTCAG GAACAAGCGGATGATTTAGCTGCTAGGGAACTCGCAAAATCTTTGGGTCTTACCAATGCCAACTTACCTTAA